The genomic DNA ACACTCTTTcgaaaatttttttcttatgcTAATTATTTTAAGCTACgatttatcaaaaaaaaaaaaaaaaaaaaaaaaatatgtataatgtattttttttatttcttctaatatataaatatattaataaaatgataatagttcttctttaatatatgaaataagcAAAGAGATtaattccattttttttttattacacagtatgaaatgtatattatatatatatatatatatatatatatatatatattatttattatggtacatataaataacaaaaaaaaaaaaaaaaagaatattttagTTAAGAAAGAAGTTTATTCAAATTTTTGTACTATATATGATTAAATCaagaatatacaaaataaaatatataattatactttatgttttatatatatatatattttttttttttatattatttataataagccgttcgatatatatatatatatatatatatatatttatttattttagcactttttttttttttttagtttcctcattatttataatatatatacgtaCACcttatgtatatacatatatatgtaataataaatatatatatatatacatttttcagtttattattatttgctcatcaaatatttttatcataacattaaacatacatatatgtaaattaaaggtgatatattataatatatatatataaaatatatgacaaAAGGATgacacatatttatatatttatgtatttttttttttttttttttttttttttttccctccTTCATTCATGTATATTTGTGTACACCTAAAGGAtcataataaatgaatatataaatatgtatataatatatttattattttataaaatttttcaatttcttattattttttttttcattttgcatacgatataaatataactgatatatatatatatatattataattattgtttATTGTTAGGTTATCGAtgttattaaaagaataaagttttataaataatttagtaatacgtaaatttttttttttttttttttttctttttcctatGTAccttgaaatatatataaaccttTTAAAATAATGCCTAACATCaaacatttaataaataaataaataaataaatatatataatataatatatattatatgtttgatGTATGTAAAGCTTTCTACACACAATCATAatattgattatatatatatataatacttctatgttttataataaaaaatacctatcatattaaaatgtgtaacttttcttttttttcttttctttttttcttttttaaaccACAAGGTTTTATTTGCATTACTTTTAATGtcagaaaagaaaaaaaaatagaatgtTCTACAACAATATagttaaatgaatataatgtggatgaaaaaataatccatcattatttaattcaacaacaacaaaaaagaaaataataataacaaataatattaaatgaaaattaaaataaatatagatataaatacatgaataaatgtataaagaAATACAATGGTgcacatttaaaaaaaaaaaaaaagaaaaactcTTTAATTtaaagataaataaatataaacataaatattgcacatatatatatatatggtgatgctttatttttttttttttttccccttaTTTGCTCTTATATTCGTatctacatttttataagcTGAATGACCCTTTTCTTGTATGTGctgaaataatttatttctaGATTCAAAAATTTGTTGACATATTTGACACTTcagattttttatattttcttttaattttttagagTTATTAACATGAACACTATTGattttattatgttcatctatattatttataatattcatattatcatgacattcacttttattatttttatttttatttttttttttttcttttttctttttccttgAACTTTTATAATCATCACTACTatcatttgtttttatattttcatttaatatatgagcattattttgttctaaattattatcataactaGTTGTCAGATCTTTGTagttacttttttttttatttctataccACAATAAAATATCATCGTTTTCATTTGAAATTAAAGAATGAGAAGTACATTCTGAATcgcttttttctttatcctcatcataattaatattactatATAAAGATTTGCTATCACcatcactattattatgaatatcacttttattattatcatcactattattattatcatcacttttattattatcatcactattattattatcatcacttttattattatcatcactatttttattatcatcacttttattattatcatcacttttattattatcatcactattattattatcatcactttTATTATGATCATTATCCTTTGAATCATTCATTTGATCATCCATGCTGTCATCTCcaaatatattatccatTTCATACTTATGAgcattctttaaaaaattattgataTGCTTTTTCGACTTCTCATGAGAAGCATACTGCTTCATCGacttgaaattttttttacaaacaTCACatctataaataattttatttataactcTTTCGTCATATTCATCTTCATTGTGACTACAAATAACATGCTgatcatcataatttttttttttgtttatatcattatcactactaatattatcatccttattaatatattttttattttgattcatatattgtttttcatttttttttatatctacaTTTTCTTTCTCCCTTTCACAATCTGAtaatgaatttttatttgtctcatgagaataatttatatttttatattcatcatcatctGATGATGATGACATTATATCTTGCTTAATTATGTGttcattatattctttttttttattattttcttcaaataataatttcctctttaatatttcttcttttttttttaattctcttaattcaattttttttcttttttcttcaattAATTCAACAATTCTATTAATATAAcgtatatcatattttttaatatgattaACTAAAGAACGTATGTTTTCATTGaattctttcttttcttttatactTCTTTTCTCACTGACTTTTTTTAGGTTCCTTCGAAAGTTTCTGTTTTCGAATTCAtaagtttttatatattcatatgaataatctactttttttattgtagTAAAGTTAGACCAATAATCATAGAATTCGTCTATTTGTCTTCCACATGTAGATGAAGTTCCAAAGGATGGTGCTTTAATGAAACAcccatcattattattattattatcatcatcattattattatcatcattattattattatcaccatCATTGTGACCATCTTGTTGCATATTTTTATCAGatctatttatattatctttcttttttttattatttttattataaccaTTTTTGTAAGAGCCTTTTATattgttcataatttttatttcttcattttcttctctTATTATTTCATCAAACAATTTGCCATAGACATCATAGAATCCACCATCACcatcataaaaattattataacatgtattattaaaatacttccaaatatttatatttgtataactatattcatatttatgcTTCTCTGAATTTTTCTTCTCACTGTTTTC from Plasmodium sp. gorilla clade G2 genome assembly, chromosome: 10 includes the following:
- a CDS encoding DnaJ protein, putative, which translates into the protein MEDIEKCLCYYKILNVDTDASLEEIKKNYKKIVILYHPDKNTHLNEEEKKRYTNIFRKIQEAYECLSDEVQRKWYDRNRKRIIEGRENSEKKNSEKHKYEYSYTNINIWKYFNNTCYNNFYDGDGGFYDVYGKLFDEIIREENEEIKIMNNIKGSYKNGYNKNNKKKKDNINRSDKNMQQDGHNDGDNNNNDDNNNDDDNNNNNDGCFIKAPSFGTSSTCGRQIDEFYDYWSNFTTIKKVDYSYEYIKTYEFENRNFRRNLKKVSEKRSIKEKKEFNENIRSLVNHIKKYDIRYINRIVELIEEKRKKIELRELKKKEEILKRKLLFEENNKKKEYNEHIIKQDIMSSSSDDDEYKNINYSHETNKNSLSDCEREKENVDIKKNEKQYMNQNKKYINKDDNISSDNDINKKKNYDDQHVICSHNEDEYDERVINKIIYRCDVCKKNFKSMKQYASHEKSKKHINNFLKNAHKYEMDNIFGDDSMDDQMNDSKDNDHNKSDDNNNSDDNNKSDDNNKSDDNKNSDDNNKSDDNNNSDDNNKSDDNNNSDDNNKSDIHNNSDGDSKSLYSNINYDEDKEKSDSECTSHSLISNENDDILLWYRNKKKSNYKDLTTSYDNNLEQNNAHILNENIKTNDSSDDYKSSRKKKKEKKKNKNKNNKSECHDNMNIINNIDEHNKINSVHVNNSKKLKENIKNLKCQICQQIFESRNKLFQHIQEKGHSAYKNVDTNIRANKGKKKKK